Proteins from one Pleuronectes platessa chromosome 16, fPlePla1.1, whole genome shotgun sequence genomic window:
- the LOC128458282 gene encoding peripheral myelin protein 22, which translates to MLLILLGVLVMHLIILVLLIVSTAASAWSVGGDTTSDLWSSCVSNNKGYHCNSASNEDWIQAVQALMILSLLFCFFSLIAFVFQLFKLVKGGRFFFTAVFQILASLFVMCAAIIYTVMRPEDNRQFGYAYVLAWVAFPLSLISGLIYIVLRKKE; encoded by the exons ATGCTGCTCATCCTGCTCGGAGTGCTCGTCATGCACTTGATCATTCTCGTCCTCCTCATCGTGTCCACGGCTGCAAGT gcCTGGTCTGTAGGTGGGGATACTACCTCAGATCTATGGTCCAGCTGCGTGTCAAACAACAAAGGCTACCACTGCAATTCGGCCAGCAATGAAG ACTGGATCCAGGCGGTGCAGGCCCTCATGATCCTGTCCCtgctcttctgcttcttctccctCATCGCGTTCGTCTTCCAGCTCTTCAAACTGGTGAAGGGCGGACGCTTCTTCTTCACCGCCGTCTTCCAGATCCTGGCCA GTTTGTTCGTGATGTGCGCGGCGATCATCTACACCGTGATGAGGCCCGAGGACAACAGGCAGTTCGGCTACGCCTACGTGCTGGCCTGGGTGgccttccccctctctctcatcagTGGCCTCATTTATATCGTCCTGAGGAAGAAAGAATGA